A single Desulfobaculum xiamenense DNA region contains:
- a CDS encoding flagellin has product MSLIIQHNLMATNAARNMSVAFTSLAGSVRKLSSGLRIATAADDAAGLAIRELMRADIASMNQGIRNVNDAISLIQTADGAAQIIDEKLTRMKELAEQAASGTYNSDQRLIIDSEYQAMASEISRIANATDFNGIHLLNGNLSGENSLHSGSALVSTGPLKVHFGTANDCAEDYYYISIGNITASALGMGTGAATSAQGRSISTQSAAQNALSALTTAIISKDRIRANLGALENRLYAVTNLAIMAENLQAAESRISDVDVALEMTAFVRSQILSNAAVAMLAQANTLPRMALSLLES; this is encoded by the coding sequence GTGTCACTGATCATTCAGCACAACCTCATGGCGACCAACGCCGCACGCAACATGTCCGTTGCGTTCACGTCCCTTGCGGGATCGGTGCGCAAGCTGTCCTCGGGGCTGCGCATCGCCACCGCGGCGGACGACGCCGCGGGCCTCGCCATCCGCGAACTGATGCGTGCCGACATCGCGAGCATGAATCAGGGCATCCGCAACGTCAACGACGCCATATCCCTTATTCAGACCGCCGACGGCGCGGCCCAGATCATCGACGAAAAGCTCACCCGCATGAAGGAACTGGCCGAGCAGGCGGCATCCGGCACCTACAACTCGGACCAGCGGCTCATCATCGATTCCGAATATCAGGCCATGGCCAGCGAGATTTCGCGCATCGCCAACGCCACGGACTTCAACGGCATCCACCTGCTCAACGGCAACCTCTCGGGCGAGAACTCTCTGCACTCTGGCAGCGCCCTCGTCTCCACCGGGCCGCTCAAGGTCCACTTCGGCACGGCCAACGACTGCGCCGAGGACTACTACTACATCAGCATAGGCAACATCACCGCTTCCGCGCTGGGCATGGGCACCGGCGCGGCCACCTCCGCGCAGGGCCGGAGCATCTCCACCCAGTCCGCCGCGCAAAACGCGCTCTCAGCGCTCACCACGGCCATCATCTCGAAGGACCGCATCCGCGCCAACCTCGGCGCGCTGGAAAACCGCCTCTACGCCGTGACCAATCTCGCCATCATGGCCGAAAACCTTCAGGCCGCCGAATCGCGCATCTCCGACGTGGACGTGGCGCTGGAAATGACCGCCTTCGTCCGCAGCCAGATACTTTCCAACGCCGCAGTAGCCATGCTGGCGCAGGCCAACACGCTTCCGCGCATGGCGCTATCCCTTCTCGAATCCTAG
- a CDS encoding lactate utilization protein, with protein sequence MDNPVQAFRSGRLEQVAKALERNGFAATVVPDENAARELVLGSIIPELVAQGAKVAAFGGSVTVVHSGVYEAVKAHPDLEVLDTYDRTDPAHTLELRRQALLSDIFITGTNAVTEDGKLVNLDGTGNRVAALAYGPRNVIVLVGGNKVVADVDSGMRRIREYAAPVNAIRLDRKTPCTKTLHCEDCSSPDRICNSWLVTAKSAPKKRIRVVLIDAEAGF encoded by the coding sequence ATGGACAATCCAGTGCAGGCATTCAGGAGCGGACGTCTGGAACAGGTGGCCAAGGCTCTGGAGCGCAACGGCTTTGCGGCTACCGTCGTGCCCGACGAGAACGCCGCCCGCGAGCTGGTGCTCGGCTCCATCATTCCCGAGCTTGTCGCGCAGGGCGCGAAGGTCGCGGCCTTTGGCGGTTCCGTGACGGTCGTCCACTCCGGCGTGTACGAGGCCGTGAAGGCGCACCCGGATCTCGAAGTTCTCGACACCTACGACCGGACCGACCCCGCCCATACCCTCGAACTGCGGCGGCAGGCGCTTTTGTCCGACATTTTCATCACCGGCACCAACGCCGTCACCGAGGATGGCAAGCTGGTGAATCTCGACGGCACCGGCAACCGCGTGGCCGCGCTGGCCTACGGGCCGCGAAACGTCATCGTGCTTGTCGGCGGCAACAAGGTCGTGGCCGACGTGGACTCCGGCATGCGCCGCATCCGCGAGTACGCCGCGCCGGTCAACGCCATCCGCCTCGACCGCAAGACCCCGTGCACCAAGACCCTGCACTGCGAGGACTGTTCCAGCCCGGACCGCATCTGCAATTCGTGGCTGGTGACGGCCAAGTCCGCACCGAAGAAGCGCATTCGCGTCGTGCTCATCGACGCGGAGGCCGGATTCTAG
- a CDS encoding phosphatase PAP2 family protein — protein MPFATPPWDAAIFDALHFGTRNAVFDVLMPLVSSPAFLWLTVGLAVAAGLRNRTWSRRAVVFVALVASLALADAGTNVVKKQVGRLRPLNALPMVHYHEDGEWRQRPADFVPVKPRGNSYPSAHAANSMAVACVALFFWPRAVRFAWTLPFLVGFSRVYLAKHYPTDVAMGWLFGVAVACCVCAALTALRVPSLDGASRPDASPPVRT, from the coding sequence ATGCCCTTCGCAACCCCGCCGTGGGACGCGGCGATTTTCGATGCCCTGCACTTCGGCACGCGAAACGCGGTGTTCGACGTGCTTATGCCGCTGGTGTCGTCACCGGCTTTTCTGTGGCTGACCGTGGGCCTTGCCGTGGCCGCCGGTTTGCGCAACCGGACGTGGAGCCGCCGGGCCGTGGTGTTCGTCGCCCTTGTGGCGTCCCTCGCCCTTGCCGACGCGGGCACCAACGTGGTTAAGAAGCAGGTGGGGCGGCTGCGGCCGCTCAACGCGCTGCCCATGGTCCATTATCACGAGGACGGCGAGTGGCGGCAGCGCCCAGCGGATTTCGTGCCAGTGAAGCCGCGCGGCAATTCCTATCCCTCGGCCCATGCGGCCAACTCCATGGCCGTGGCCTGCGTGGCGCTGTTCTTCTGGCCCCGCGCGGTGCGCTTCGCGTGGACTTTGCCGTTTCTGGTGGGGTTCTCGCGGGTGTATCTGGCCAAGCACTATCCCACGGACGTGGCCATGGGCTGGCTGTTCGGCGTGGCTGTGGCCTGTTGCGTGTGTGCCGCGCTCACCGCGCTTCGTGTGCCATCGCTTGATGGGGC